In Oncorhynchus gorbuscha isolate QuinsamMale2020 ecotype Even-year linkage group LG02, OgorEven_v1.0, whole genome shotgun sequence, a single genomic region encodes these proteins:
- the LOC124010131 gene encoding non-histone chromosomal protein HMG-14-like: MPKRSKANADVEAAEPKRRSERLVNKPAIAKAEPKPKKEKAAPKPKKAKEVKKTEPEKEVPAENGEAKAEEDAPEEPEQKEEEEAAE, encoded by the exons ATGCCTAAAAGGAGCAAA gcaAACGCTGATGTTGAGGCAGCAGAG CCTAAGAGGAGATCTGAGAGGTTGGTAAAT AAACCTGCAATTGCAAAGGCAGAGCCCAAGCCAAAG AAGGAGAAGGCGGCACCTAAGCCCAAGAAGGCTAAAGAGGTGAAAAAGACCGAGCCCGAGAAGGAGGTGCCCGCAGAGAATGGAGAAGCCAAAGCTGAGGAAGAT GCACCAGAAGAACCTgaacagaaagaggaggaagaggcggCCGAATAA